Proteins encoded in a region of the Bacteroidales bacterium WCE2004 genome:
- a CDS encoding TolB-like 6-blade propeller-like has translation MVRKILPFMMIMLLASCVRQEASDEFLSYFKSAPTVSVKPVESIALDQYGILVPTWITRYQDSFIIKKQKADNSVDILTPDGNVIPCVKVGRGPGEMLLAGSVQVRGDSLFVYGLSEKKLVVLDLPGTIASGKQLMLEEREIGSAEQSTPGQMFMPVSLQLSDGHIYGVGMFSDGSLCAELSPEGALVSSIPGAVLEDSRIDEMVGRVLNTAALLSLSPDGTRIAVAYSQIAALSFADTQPGLTGRWSKTFFQPRLWFPNESGVVVGYNKDNVSTFQGLQAFNDKVLALYSGKNRENVEEDDPDHCRHLLVLDWDGNPLKSYELQEQIVSFYLEGEDLYGLAYYPEPMIFRFELK, from the coding sequence ATGGTTAGAAAGATTCTTCCGTTCATGATGATTATGTTGCTGGCTTCTTGCGTCAGGCAAGAAGCCAGTGATGAATTCTTGTCCTATTTCAAGAGCGCTCCGACGGTCAGCGTTAAACCGGTGGAGTCCATCGCGCTCGATCAGTATGGAATCCTTGTGCCGACATGGATTACCCGGTATCAGGATTCTTTCATCATAAAAAAGCAGAAAGCGGACAATTCTGTCGACATCCTTACGCCGGACGGGAACGTGATTCCGTGCGTAAAGGTGGGACGGGGCCCCGGCGAGATGCTTCTTGCCGGATCTGTCCAGGTGCGCGGAGACTCGCTGTTCGTATATGGGTTGTCGGAGAAGAAACTGGTGGTCCTGGATCTCCCCGGCACGATCGCATCCGGAAAGCAGCTTATGCTGGAAGAACGTGAGATCGGAAGTGCGGAGCAGTCGACTCCGGGCCAGATGTTTATGCCGGTCAGCCTGCAACTGTCCGATGGCCATATTTATGGGGTCGGAATGTTTAGTGATGGGAGCCTGTGTGCCGAACTATCCCCGGAAGGGGCGCTCGTTTCCAGTATTCCCGGGGCGGTCCTGGAGGACAGCCGGATTGACGAGATGGTCGGGCGGGTGTTGAACACCGCGGCCCTGCTCTCCCTTTCTCCGGACGGGACCCGGATTGCCGTCGCGTATTCCCAGATAGCGGCTCTTTCTTTCGCGGACACACAGCCCGGCTTGACCGGGCGCTGGTCGAAGACCTTCTTCCAGCCGAGATTATGGTTCCCGAACGAGTCGGGCGTGGTCGTGGGTTACAACAAAGACAACGTTTCCACCTTTCAGGGTTTGCAGGCTTTCAACGACAAAGTGCTGGCCCTGTATTCCGGGAAGAACAGGGAAAACGTAGAGGAAGACGACCCGGATCATTGCCGGCATCTTCTTGTCCTCGACTGGGATGGCAACCCCCTGAAATCGTATGAGCTTCAGGAACAGATCGTGAGTTTCTATCTGGAGGGGGAAGACTTATATGGCCTTGCGTATTATCCGGAACCCATGATTTTCCGATTTGAGCTGAAATAA
- a CDS encoding TolB-like 6-blade propeller-like — MKRLILFAMFLLLSSCHRQGTDGVLSYFDGVPTTVLKSVESYDLEQYGMLTSSQVIKYQDAFIIRQLKADNYVDILLPGDIVIPCVYNGRGPGEMILVTSVQAQGDSLFVFGPSQNKLLVLDIPGTIASKKQVVLEERQLGNQEMTITDNMVRPFSLQFTKNRMFGLGMFGDGSLYVELSWEGSVRTGVPGPQLEDSRLNSLAQRVLNTGTMMSISPDGTRLAAAYSQIAALSFANTQSKLTEHWSKVFYQPKLSFPETQGVIVAFDRENKTTFMGLQAFDDIVYALYVGKDRVTENLNDARDHGTHLLVFDWDGNPLKKYELDKSITGFYLEGTDLYGISYSPEARIYRFHLK, encoded by the coding sequence ATGAAACGATTGATCTTGTTCGCCATGTTTTTATTGCTGTCCTCTTGTCATCGGCAAGGGACGGATGGTGTGTTGTCCTATTTCGACGGAGTTCCGACGACTGTTTTAAAGTCTGTGGAGTCGTATGATTTGGAACAGTACGGGATGCTTACGTCATCTCAGGTTATCAAATACCAGGATGCGTTCATTATAAGGCAGCTGAAAGCGGACAACTACGTAGATATCCTGTTGCCCGGTGATATCGTCATTCCTTGTGTATATAATGGAAGAGGCCCCGGCGAGATGATTCTCGTCACTTCCGTTCAGGCGCAAGGAGATAGTCTATTTGTGTTTGGACCGTCGCAGAACAAACTGCTTGTACTGGATATTCCGGGTACTATCGCATCCAAAAAGCAGGTCGTGCTGGAAGAGCGTCAGCTCGGGAACCAGGAAATGACCATAACAGATAACATGGTACGGCCCTTTTCCCTTCAATTTACAAAAAACCGAATGTTCGGACTGGGGATGTTCGGAGATGGGAGTCTGTATGTTGAACTATCCTGGGAAGGATCGGTCAGGACCGGCGTACCCGGTCCACAATTGGAAGACAGCAGGCTGAACAGTCTGGCTCAGCGGGTGTTGAATACGGGAACGATGATGTCCATTTCCCCGGACGGTACCCGGTTGGCCGCCGCTTATAGTCAGATTGCGGCGCTTTCTTTTGCGAATACGCAGTCTAAACTGACCGAACACTGGTCTAAAGTATTCTATCAGCCGAAACTGTCGTTCCCGGAAACCCAAGGGGTAATAGTCGCTTTTGACCGGGAAAATAAGACGACATTCATGGGCTTACAAGCTTTCGATGATATCGTTTATGCCTTGTATGTCGGAAAGGACCGGGTAACCGAAAACCTCAACGATGCGCGGGACCATGGCACGCATCTTCTTGTGTTCGACTGGGACGGGAATCCCTTGAAGAAGTATGAACTTGATAAATCGATTACGGGTTTCTATCTTGAAGGTACAGACCTGTATGGCATCTCTTATTCTCCTGAGGCGAGAATATACCGATTCCATTTAAAGTAG
- a CDS encoding 2-aminoadipate aminotransferase apoenzyme, translating to MKYDKFFSDDVPSFMRSPVREIFKKVDLAAIYSFAGGYPDAATFPTEDIRRISAEVLEKYGAKALQYGATQGVPELRAVIAQRYGVPVENVQITTSSQQGIDVCTRVLVNPGDIVLTTAPTYLGALQSFKSYRADIRTLDSFDFSRPAKFCYVIPDFQNPSGETMTLEERRKLVALAREHDFLIVEDSPYRELRYSGEPVPTIYSLAPERTLFLGSFSKVFAPGFRLGWILGAPELLDQIYVCKQSLDLCPPVFDQYIAAEFMGSGALDANLQKSIALYRAKRDKMLGLLEQYMPEGVSWTRPEGGLFLFVTLPEGFDTVALYDRALSAGVAYVAGSFFYPDGSHRNTMRVNFSFLDASRMEAGVKLLAEVIGQ from the coding sequence ATGAAATACGATAAATTCTTCTCCGACGACGTCCCGTCGTTCATGCGCTCCCCGGTGCGCGAGATCTTCAAGAAAGTCGACCTCGCGGCCATCTATTCCTTTGCCGGCGGCTATCCCGACGCGGCCACTTTCCCCACGGAGGACATCCGCCGCATCAGCGCGGAGGTGCTGGAGAAGTATGGCGCCAAGGCCCTGCAGTACGGGGCCACGCAGGGCGTGCCGGAGCTGCGGGCGGTGATCGCGCAGCGCTACGGCGTGCCGGTGGAGAACGTCCAGATCACGACGTCCTCGCAGCAGGGCATCGACGTCTGCACGCGCGTGCTCGTCAATCCGGGCGACATCGTGCTGACCACGGCGCCGACCTATCTCGGCGCCCTGCAGTCCTTCAAGTCCTACCGTGCCGACATCCGCACGCTGGACTCGTTCGACTTCTCCCGGCCGGCCAAATTCTGCTACGTGATCCCGGATTTCCAGAACCCGAGCGGAGAGACGATGACGCTCGAAGAGCGCAGGAAGCTCGTTGCGCTGGCGCGCGAGCACGATTTCCTCATCGTCGAGGACAGTCCCTACCGCGAGCTGCGCTACAGCGGCGAGCCGGTGCCGACCATCTATTCGCTTGCGCCGGAGCGCACCCTGTTCCTCGGCAGCTTCTCCAAGGTCTTCGCCCCGGGCTTCCGCCTGGGCTGGATCCTCGGCGCGCCGGAGCTCCTGGACCAGATCTATGTCTGCAAGCAGTCGCTCGACCTCTGCCCGCCTGTCTTCGACCAGTACATCGCCGCCGAATTCATGGGCAGCGGCGCGCTGGACGCCAACCTGCAGAAGAGCATCGCGCTCTACCGCGCCAAGCGGGACAAGATGCTCGGACTGCTGGAGCAGTATATGCCGGAAGGCGTGTCCTGGACGCGTCCGGAGGGTGGTCTGTTCCTGTTCGTGACGCTGCCGGAGGGCTTCGACACCGTCGCGCTCTACGACCGCGCCCTCTCCGCAGGCGTCGCCTACGTCGCGGGCTCGTTCTTCTATCCCGACGGCTCGCACCGCAACACGATGCGCGTCAATTTCTCCTTCCTGGACGCCTCCAGGATGGAAGCCGGCGTCAAGCTCCTCGCCGAGGTGATCGGACAATAA
- a CDS encoding diaminopimelate epimerase gives MVQLHKYSGAGNDFVVLDGRTEDVSGFRSAQRIAELCDRRSGFVAADGRVGADGLMILTDDPDYDFRMEYYNSDGSGGMMCGNGGRCIVAFADALGLQPADGRVFRFVAADGPHTGEILARDGDCKTVRIRMIDVHTFHPALDGWFLDTGTRHFVRFVPDVEAVDIEKEGYQARWDPIFAPIGANANFVSVDPDGTLHVRTFEKGVEAETLACGTGITAAAIAAALEYGGISPEPPAAINPFPTLLAQSPGAGRSADADFAALKPGGTIRYDIQARIARLAVDFRPEGDHFTDVYLTGPADEIR, from the coding sequence ATGGTGCAGCTGCATAAATATTCGGGCGCGGGCAACGATTTCGTGGTGCTCGACGGGCGGACGGAGGATGTCTCCGGCTTCCGATCGGCGCAGCGCATCGCGGAGCTGTGCGACCGCCGGAGCGGCTTTGTGGCCGCCGACGGGCGCGTCGGTGCCGACGGCCTGATGATCCTGACGGACGATCCGGACTATGATTTCCGGATGGAGTACTACAATTCCGACGGCTCCGGCGGCATGATGTGCGGCAACGGCGGCCGCTGCATCGTGGCTTTCGCCGACGCGCTGGGCCTGCAGCCTGCCGACGGGCGCGTGTTCCGCTTCGTCGCGGCCGACGGCCCGCACACCGGCGAGATCCTCGCGCGCGACGGCGACTGCAAGACGGTCCGCATCCGGATGATCGACGTGCACACGTTCCATCCCGCGCTGGACGGCTGGTTCCTCGACACGGGCACGCGCCACTTCGTGCGCTTCGTGCCGGACGTGGAAGCCGTCGATATCGAGAAGGAGGGTTACCAGGCGCGCTGGGACCCCATTTTCGCGCCCATCGGCGCCAATGCCAACTTCGTGTCCGTCGATCCCGACGGGACGCTCCACGTGCGCACGTTCGAGAAGGGCGTGGAGGCGGAGACCCTCGCCTGCGGCACGGGTATCACCGCTGCAGCTATCGCTGCAGCTCTTGAATACGGGGGCATATCCCCCGAGCCCCCTGCGGCCATAAACCCCTTTCCGACTTTGCTGGCGCAAAGTCCCGGGGCCGGCCGGTCCGCTGATGCGGACTTCGCTGCGCTCAAACCAGGCGGCACCATCAGGTACGACATCCAGGCGCGGATAGCCCGGCTGGCGGTGGATTTCCGTCCGGAGGGCGACCATTTCACTGACGTTTATCTCACGGGTCCTGCCGATGAAATACGATAA
- a CDS encoding 2,3,4,5-tetrahydropyridine-2,6-dicarboxylate N-succinyltransferase, protein MEITREKFEEVIAGLEAGQIRVAEKVDGVWQVNKWVKEVILAGFKLGQITDMSQGQFPFFDKDTYPVKSFSAEDGVRIVPGGTSIRRGAYVAPGAIVMPPSYINVGAFVDSGTMVDSHVTIGSCAQIGKNIHISAATQIGGVLEPAGAMPTIIEDGAFVGGNCGIYEGTIVESGAVIASGVIITASTAIFDATTGEFVPRNADGRVVVPRGAVVVSGSKPLKRGPGAGSGVALYCPVIVKYRDEKTAGSVVLEDLLR, encoded by the coding sequence ATGGAAATAACGAGAGAGAAATTCGAAGAGGTGATCGCCGGCCTCGAGGCCGGCCAGATCCGCGTCGCCGAGAAGGTGGACGGCGTCTGGCAGGTCAACAAATGGGTCAAGGAAGTGATCCTGGCGGGCTTCAAGCTCGGCCAGATCACGGACATGTCCCAGGGCCAGTTCCCCTTCTTCGACAAAGATACCTACCCCGTCAAGTCGTTCTCCGCGGAGGACGGCGTGCGCATCGTGCCGGGCGGCACGAGCATCCGGCGCGGCGCCTATGTGGCGCCCGGCGCCATCGTGATGCCGCCGTCCTACATCAATGTCGGCGCTTTCGTGGACAGCGGCACGATGGTGGACAGCCACGTCACGATCGGGTCCTGCGCCCAGATCGGCAAGAATATCCACATCTCTGCCGCCACGCAGATCGGCGGCGTGCTCGAGCCGGCCGGCGCCATGCCGACCATCATCGAGGACGGCGCTTTCGTGGGCGGCAACTGCGGCATCTACGAGGGTACGATCGTGGAGTCCGGAGCGGTCATCGCCTCCGGCGTAATCATCACCGCTTCCACGGCCATCTTCGACGCCACGACAGGCGAGTTCGTGCCGCGCAACGCGGACGGGCGCGTGGTCGTTCCGCGCGGCGCCGTGGTCGTGAGCGGCAGCAAGCCGCTCAAGCGCGGTCCCGGCGCGGGCAGCGGCGTGGCCCTCTATTGCCCGGTCATCGTCAAGTACCGCGACGAGAAGACGGCCGGTTCCGTGGTCCTCGAAGACCTGCTCCGCTAA
- a CDS encoding 4-hydroxy-tetrahydrodipicolinate synthase, protein MKPLVLQGCGTALVTPFTPDGAVDYEAYGRMVDRQVANGVHFLVPLATTGETPTLSAGEKTAIYQLVKEHAKGLPLMPGVGVNSLPDTLANIRLLEPLGADALLVVVPYYNKPTQQGQYEYFKAVAAETSLPIIIYNVPGRTGANMLPDTVIRLANDVPNIRGIKEASGNYDQVSEIIRRAPEGFTVLSGDDDMTLAFMATGAHGVISVASNIAPKEVTQMVEAMQRGDLAGARVLHHRLFPLFKACFVESNPIPAKAALEQLGVIGGTVRLPLASASDATKALMQKVLADLWK, encoded by the coding sequence ATGAAACCTCTTGTCCTCCAAGGTTGCGGCACGGCGCTGGTGACTCCGTTCACCCCCGACGGCGCCGTCGACTATGAAGCCTATGGCCGGATGGTAGACCGCCAGGTCGCCAACGGCGTCCATTTCCTCGTGCCTCTCGCCACCACCGGCGAGACGCCCACCCTCTCCGCCGGCGAGAAGACCGCCATCTACCAGCTCGTCAAGGAACACGCCAAGGGCCTGCCCCTGATGCCCGGCGTGGGCGTCAACAGCCTGCCCGACACGCTCGCCAACATCCGCCTGCTCGAGCCGCTCGGCGCAGATGCGCTGCTCGTCGTGGTTCCCTACTACAACAAGCCGACCCAGCAGGGCCAGTACGAGTACTTCAAGGCCGTGGCCGCGGAGACCTCCCTGCCGATCATCATCTACAACGTTCCCGGCCGCACCGGCGCCAACATGCTGCCCGACACGGTCATCCGCCTGGCCAACGACGTCCCCAACATCCGGGGCATCAAGGAGGCCTCCGGCAACTATGACCAGGTCAGCGAGATCATCCGCCGCGCACCGGAGGGTTTCACCGTGCTGAGCGGCGACGACGACATGACCCTCGCCTTCATGGCCACGGGCGCGCACGGCGTCATCTCCGTGGCGTCCAACATCGCGCCGAAGGAGGTCACCCAGATGGTCGAGGCGATGCAGCGCGGCGACCTCGCAGGCGCCCGCGTCCTGCACCACCGCCTCTTCCCGCTCTTCAAGGCCTGCTTCGTGGAGTCCAACCCGATCCCAGCCAAGGCCGCCCTCGAGCAGCTCGGCGTGATCGGAGGCACGGTCCGCCTCCCGCTCGCTTCCGCTTCCGACGCAACCAAGGCCCTGATGCAGAAAGTTTTAGCAGATTTATGGAAATAA
- a CDS encoding dihydrodipicolinate reductase, translated as MKVIISGYGKMGHMIEGVLQRRGIELVCASEDICAIPREVARECVCIDFTTPDAFRANYKTLAANFKAVVVGTTGWNDICGEVFAAFEAAGTPMIWASNFSIGVNAFFAAVERACDVLKGQGYKPHVEEIHHIHKLDAPSGTAKSIAALISEHLGETPEIGAQRIGEVPGTHTAEFLSDVDKLTFTHEAFSRQGFAEGAVVAAVMADGLQGGVHEFKDLIL; from the coding sequence ATGAAAGTGATTATCAGTGGTTATGGCAAGATGGGCCATATGATCGAGGGGGTCCTGCAGCGCCGCGGGATCGAGCTCGTGTGCGCTTCCGAAGACATCTGCGCCATCCCGCGCGAAGTGGCGCGCGAGTGCGTCTGCATCGACTTCACCACCCCGGACGCCTTCCGGGCCAACTACAAGACCCTTGCGGCCAACTTCAAGGCCGTCGTGGTGGGTACGACCGGCTGGAACGACATCTGCGGCGAGGTTTTCGCCGCCTTCGAGGCCGCCGGCACCCCGATGATCTGGGCCTCCAACTTCTCCATCGGCGTCAACGCCTTCTTCGCGGCCGTCGAGCGCGCCTGCGACGTCCTCAAGGGCCAGGGCTACAAGCCGCATGTGGAGGAGATCCACCACATCCACAAGCTGGACGCGCCCAGCGGCACGGCCAAGAGCATCGCGGCCCTGATCTCCGAGCATCTGGGCGAGACGCCCGAAATCGGCGCACAGCGCATCGGGGAGGTCCCCGGCACGCACACGGCCGAGTTCCTGTCCGACGTGGACAAGCTGACCTTCACGCACGAGGCGTTCTCCCGCCAGGGCTTCGCCGAGGGCGCAGTGGTCGCCGCCGTGATGGCGGACGGCCTGCAGGGCGGCGTCCATGAGTTCAAGGACCTCATTTTGTAA
- a CDS encoding Acetylornithine deacetylase/Succinyl-diaminopimelate desuccinylase codes for MELFRQILSFDSTSGRERELGEWLAAHLEAPSVETFEVGDGTLNVLLRWSDAPRVVFCSHMDTVPPYIPPTFGKDRVLGRGTCDAKGQFYAMYRACQRLAAAGHKDFALLIVSGEETGSWGAKAFARLPFRAPLLVVGEPTDNCMVSASKGTKRFDLTFTGKAFHSGYPEHGLSAVELFVDFMERLRAAGFPDDPVLGPTTWNVGQLVSDNPQNILSPCLTCRIYFRTTFASDAAVTEWMRAQASDTLRVEPFGGDAPARYFTLPDIPSKPVSFGSDAPHLSNFGRKAICGPGTITVAHRDDEFLAFADLEQAISNYIHIYEQEITL; via the coding sequence ATGGAACTCTTCCGCCAGATCCTTTCCTTCGACTCCACCTCCGGCCGCGAACGCGAGCTGGGGGAGTGGCTCGCCGCCCACCTGGAGGCGCCGTCCGTCGAGACCTTCGAGGTCGGCGACGGCACGCTCAATGTCCTCCTGCGCTGGAGCGACGCGCCCCGCGTGGTCTTCTGCTCCCACATGGACACCGTCCCGCCCTACATCCCGCCGACCTTCGGGAAGGACCGGGTGCTGGGTCGCGGCACGTGCGACGCCAAGGGCCAGTTCTACGCGATGTACCGCGCCTGCCAGCGCCTCGCCGCGGCCGGCCACAAGGACTTCGCGCTGCTGATCGTCAGCGGCGAGGAGACGGGCTCCTGGGGCGCCAAGGCTTTCGCCAGACTGCCGTTCCGCGCGCCGCTGCTGGTCGTGGGCGAACCCACGGACAACTGCATGGTCAGCGCGTCCAAGGGCACCAAGCGCTTCGACCTGACCTTCACCGGCAAGGCCTTCCACTCCGGCTATCCGGAGCACGGCCTGAGCGCCGTGGAGCTCTTCGTGGACTTCATGGAGCGGCTCCGCGCGGCGGGCTTCCCGGACGATCCCGTCCTGGGCCCGACCACCTGGAACGTCGGCCAGCTGGTCAGCGACAACCCCCAGAACATCCTCAGTCCCTGCCTGACCTGCCGGATCTATTTCCGCACCACCTTCGCTTCCGACGCGGCGGTGACGGAGTGGATGCGCGCGCAGGCGTCGGACACCCTGCGGGTGGAACCCTTCGGGGGCGACGCCCCGGCGCGCTATTTCACCCTGCCCGACATCCCGTCCAAGCCGGTCTCCTTCGGCAGCGACGCCCCGCATTTGTCCAACTTCGGGCGGAAGGCCATCTGCGGCCCGGGCACCATCACCGTCGCGCACCGCGACGACGAGTTCCTCGCCTTCGCGGACCTCGAACAAGCCATTTCCAATTACATCCATATTTACGAACAAGAGATTACCTTATGA
- a CDS encoding aspartate kinase, giving the protein MQVLKFGGSSVADATRMSQVIDIVLAAAAKDRTIVVSSAISGCTDALIAIGAEQDPAGRAQQIEALRRRHHAIARRLFTGAERREMIAELDTLFAELAAAEPEACVTFGELFSTRILARKFACEDVATQWLDSRKLVRTLGGVVAEGLSYANIFAAVQAAPEVRLFVAPGFIASDGDGKVTTLGRGGSDYSAALFAAGARASALEIWTDVPGMMTANPKVVPAAVTIPDISYHAALILAENGAKVLYAPTVKPAMEAGIAFSIRNTFDPRHPGTLVSGRPAVKEGEWMGVTSRTLADRGESVVCLVGEAVASRASAASRMLAALSEAGIQPLGGVTGEGDTFFIRVRPTVENAAVGAIHREFFEHRAVTVIPVFIAGYGAVGHELVRLIGLSADRIAARRGRSIRIMGLSNSTRFAIDLRGIRPEEAEARLADGENAASGAFIDAVLAAAPRGAVFVDCTNDHHIHERYAELFRGGLNIVTSNRRSLSLPFVQYAALKAEARQNGAFFRYDTTVGNSLPILESIASDANCSDSIVSIEAVVSCTLNYIITGYDGAKRDSLATLLRRAQDEGLTEADPRTDLGGKDVLRKLLILAREAGVPLEADDVDIVPMLGPEFFDCPLEEFYERLAAYEPQFIAREAELDAVDRRQRFVASLRRDSAAPHGYRAEIKMQRVGPESPFYWISGTENVTVVTSEYSAPHVIKGAGEGVRLAATGIIKDILM; this is encoded by the coding sequence ATGCAGGTACTCAAATTCGGTGGCAGCTCGGTAGCGGACGCCACCCGCATGTCGCAGGTGATCGACATCGTGCTGGCCGCGGCGGCCAAGGACCGGACCATCGTGGTCAGCTCCGCCATCAGCGGCTGCACGGACGCGCTGATTGCGATCGGCGCGGAGCAGGATCCCGCCGGCCGGGCGCAGCAGATCGAGGCGCTTCGCCGCCGGCACCACGCCATCGCGCGGCGGCTGTTCACCGGCGCCGAGCGCCGGGAGATGATCGCGGAGCTCGACACGCTTTTCGCGGAGCTCGCCGCCGCGGAGCCGGAGGCCTGCGTGACCTTCGGCGAGCTCTTCTCCACCCGCATCCTGGCGCGCAAGTTCGCCTGCGAGGACGTCGCCACGCAGTGGCTCGACTCCCGCAAGCTCGTGCGCACGCTGGGCGGCGTCGTGGCCGAAGGACTGAGCTACGCCAATATCTTCGCCGCCGTGCAGGCGGCGCCTGAGGTGCGCCTCTTCGTGGCGCCGGGCTTCATCGCCTCCGACGGCGACGGCAAGGTGACCACGCTGGGCCGCGGCGGCTCCGACTACAGCGCCGCGCTGTTCGCCGCCGGCGCCCGGGCCTCCGCACTCGAGATCTGGACCGACGTGCCGGGCATGATGACCGCCAACCCGAAGGTCGTCCCCGCCGCGGTCACCATTCCGGACATCTCCTACCACGCCGCCCTGATCCTCGCCGAGAACGGCGCCAAGGTGCTTTACGCACCGACGGTCAAGCCGGCGATGGAGGCAGGCATCGCCTTCTCCATCCGCAACACCTTCGACCCGCGCCATCCCGGCACCCTCGTCTCCGGCCGTCCGGCCGTCAAGGAGGGCGAGTGGATGGGCGTGACCAGCCGCACGCTGGCCGACCGCGGCGAGTCCGTCGTCTGCCTGGTCGGCGAGGCGGTCGCCTCGCGCGCCTCGGCGGCCTCCCGGATGCTCGCCGCGCTGTCCGAAGCCGGCATCCAGCCGCTGGGCGGCGTGACCGGCGAAGGGGACACTTTCTTCATCCGCGTCCGCCCGACCGTGGAGAATGCCGCCGTGGGCGCCATCCACCGCGAGTTCTTCGAGCACCGGGCCGTGACCGTGATCCCGGTCTTCATCGCGGGCTACGGCGCCGTGGGCCACGAGCTGGTGCGGCTGATCGGCCTGAGCGCCGACCGCATCGCCGCGCGCCGCGGCCGTTCCATCCGCATCATGGGCCTGTCCAACAGCACCCGCTTCGCCATCGACCTGCGCGGCATCCGCCCGGAGGAGGCCGAGGCGCGGCTGGCGGACGGCGAGAACGCCGCCTCCGGCGCGTTCATCGACGCCGTCCTGGCCGCCGCCCCGCGCGGCGCCGTGTTCGTGGACTGCACCAATGACCACCACATCCACGAGCGCTACGCCGAGCTGTTCCGCGGCGGGCTCAACATCGTGACTTCCAACCGCCGCTCGCTCTCGCTGCCCTTCGTGCAGTACGCCGCCCTCAAGGCCGAGGCCCGGCAGAACGGCGCCTTCTTCCGCTACGACACCACCGTGGGCAACTCCCTGCCGATCCTCGAGTCGATCGCCAGCGACGCCAACTGCAGCGACAGCATCGTCTCCATCGAGGCGGTGGTCTCCTGCACGCTCAACTATATCATCACCGGCTACGACGGCGCCAAGCGCGACAGCCTCGCCACCCTGCTGCGCCGCGCGCAGGACGAGGGCCTGACCGAGGCCGACCCGCGCACCGACCTGGGCGGCAAGGACGTGCTGCGCAAGCTGCTCATCCTCGCCCGCGAGGCCGGCGTGCCCCTCGAGGCCGACGACGTCGACATCGTCCCGATGCTCGGCCCGGAATTCTTCGACTGCCCGCTGGAGGAGTTCTACGAGCGCCTGGCGGCCTACGAGCCGCAGTTCATCGCCCGCGAGGCGGAACTCGACGCGGTGGACCGGCGCCAGCGCTTCGTCGCCTCGCTGCGCCGCGACTCCGCCGCCCCGCACGGCTACCGCGCCGAGATCAAGATGCAGCGCGTCGGCCCTGAAAGTCCTTTCTACTGGATCAGCGGCACGGAAAACGTGACCGTGGTCACCAGCGAATACTCCGCCCCGCACGTCATCAAGGGTGCGGGCGAAGGCGTGCGCCTCGCCGCCACCGGCATCATCAAAGACATCCTGATGTAG